One stretch of Pomacea canaliculata isolate SZHN2017 linkage group LG11, ASM307304v1, whole genome shotgun sequence DNA includes these proteins:
- the LOC112575753 gene encoding sulfhydryl oxidase 1-like, protein MCRFLFWLAVCFATGLHKGRGRQVGGRTLLEEKKEGLYSNLDDVIVLNKNNFVERVYGKSNVWVIEFYNSWCGHCIHFAPTWKKFASDIKGWRRVVSVGAIDCSSEMNVEICRDYNVQAYPSIKLFPPYTTKEQTDKHMIKNVNTQNAEELRDAVLDYITDPKLKPPNTWPRLQPLKSIADIWNEAQSEHKFVVLVFENEHSLVGRQVILDLVDYPTVLVRTMLKEDVEKFGIMIYPSLYSINKDSSFQLLASGTGQADSDRHRFVDTLLNLVGHINHEGKKLKIVHDEDKQVNDGVVHFLQEDNMAISLPQTSHLSELLWLGVHMLDLESALHYSLRQEVAICKTIEGQKLDALRNFITTLAKFFPGRKEVVAFLWKLANHLAELKEPLTGESWLEAVESIQDKNAFLPKRVSWVECKGSQPGYRGYPCSMWTLFHVLTVSAYDNAKAVNPQEVLLSISGYMKHFFGCQECSQNFLKMAATIEDEVHKPRDAVIWLWNAHNRANKRLHGDVSEDPQHPKVQFPPASDCPECHMVITPDSDQSPKWNTSATFFFLVKFFSKDSIIQITSEEDTETPMASLIKKWKQYRNGLVGKKAKGCRFETN, encoded by the exons atgtgtcgcTTTCTGTTTTGGTTAGCTGTGTGTTTTGCAACCGGCTTACACAAAGGACGAGGAAGACAAGTTGGAGGCCGTACGTTGcttgaggaaaagaaagaaggtttATATTCAAATCTCGACGATGtgattgttttaaataaaaataatttcgttGAACGTGTTTATGGAAAATCAAACGTGTGGGTGATAGAATTCTACAACAGTTGGTGTGGACACTGCATTCATTTTGCGCCAACATGGAAGAAGTTCGCCTCTGATATAAAGG GATGGAGGAGAGTTGTCTCGGTGGGAGCCATTGATTGCTCTAGCGAAATGAACGTTGAAATTTGTCGAGACTATAATGTTCAAGCCTATCCATCAATAAAA CTTTTCCCCCCTTACACGACGAAGGAGCAAACTGACAAACACATGATTAAGAATGTTAACACTCAAAATGCAGAGGAACTTAGAGATGCTGTCCTAGACTACATCACAGATCCCAAACTGAAACCACCAAACACCTGGCCCAGACTTCAGCCACTGAA atCCATTGCAGACATATGGAATGAGGCACAGTCAGAGCACAAGTTTGTAGTTCTGGTGTTTGAAAATGAGCATTCCCTAGTTGGCAGGCAG GTTATTCTGGATCTGGTAGACTACCCAACTGTCCTTGTTCGCACAATGCTGAAGGAAGATGTAGAGAAATTTGGCATCATGATTTATCCATCACTTTATTCCATTAACAAAGACTCCTCCTTTCAACTCTTGGCAAG TGGCACTGGACAGGCAGACTCGGATCGGCATCGATTTGTGGACACCCTCTTGAACTTGGTTGGCCACATCAATCATGAAgggaagaaactgaaaatagtTCATGATGAAGACAAGCAAGTTAATGATGGGGTGGTTCACTTCCTGCAGGAAGATAATATGGCCATTTCCTTACCACAAACTTCTCATCTTTCAG AATTACTTTG GTTGGGAGTTCATATGCTGGATCTTGAATCTGCCCTTCACTATAGTTTGCGACAGGAAGTGGCCATCTGTAAGACAATTGAAGGCCAGAAGCTTGATGCTTTGAGAAACTTTATCACCACTCTAGCCAAG TTCTTTCCAGGACGAAAAGAAGTTGTGGCATTTCTGTGGAAATTAGCTAATCATCTGGCAGAACTGAAAGAACCCTTGACTGGAGAGAGCTGGCTGGAGGCAGTGGAAAGCATTCAG GACAAGAATGCATTCCTGCCAAAACGAGTCTCCTGGGTAGAGTGCAAAGGTAGCCAACCTGGTTACCGTGGCTACCCATGCAGCATGTGGacactttttcatgttttgactGTGTCTGCCTATGACAACGCCAAAG caGTAAATCCCCAGGAGGTACTTCTTTCCATAAGTGGATACATGAAACACTTCTTTGGATGTCAGGAGTGTTCTCAGAACTTTCTCAAAATGGCGGCAACAATTGAAGATGAGGTACACAAACCACGTGATGCAGTAATTTGGCTGTGGAATGCACACAACCGTGCAAACAAACGTCTTCACGGAGACGTTTCCGAGGATCCACAACATCCGAAGGTCCAGTTTCCACCAGCATCCGACTGTCCCGAATGCCATATGGTGATAACCCCAGATTCGGACCAATCTCCTAAGTGGAACACATCAGCAACGTTTTTCTTCTTGGTCAAGTTCTTCAGCAAAGATAGCATCATCCAGATTACTTCAGAAGAAGATACAGAGACACCTATGGCATCCCTCATCAAGAAATGGAAGCAGTATAGAAATGGATTGgtgggaaaaaaagcaaaaggatGCAGATTTGAAACGAATTAA